From Mesoaciditoga lauensis cd-1655R = DSM 25116, one genomic window encodes:
- a CDS encoding AAA family ATPase — translation MIEDQAVALRNSVSTAKFVVFASGKGGVGKSLVTLNTAVTLANKGKKVLVIDMDVGFANLDVLAGINTKYTLKDFFNKGLGIKDIIEKTNYGFSLLSSGNDIDDIYAFEMGERERLFSEFQTIGSEMDYVLVDMGAGYSEKLDDAYMSSDDFVLVLTPEPTAIMDGYTFLKILSLKGLKSKLYLMVNMANTLDEGRLLAKRFQEVTSKFTTLKFEKSYSMLNDLHVKKSVREQKPFVLSYKHIQPTFGIMGLVSAIMENNEEKSNTSKSSFAEKIKRFFRWGR, via the coding sequence ATGATAGAAGATCAGGCGGTTGCGCTTAGAAATAGTGTGAGTACCGCAAAGTTCGTTGTTTTTGCATCAGGAAAAGGTGGCGTGGGCAAATCGTTAGTCACTTTAAACACCGCTGTTACCCTTGCGAATAAGGGGAAAAAGGTGTTAGTTATAGACATGGATGTGGGTTTTGCCAATTTAGACGTGTTGGCTGGAATAAACACAAAGTACACGTTGAAAGATTTTTTCAACAAAGGATTGGGAATAAAGGACATCATTGAAAAAACTAATTACGGTTTTTCGCTCTTGAGTAGCGGAAATGACATTGACGATATATACGCATTTGAAATGGGGGAAAGGGAAAGGCTTTTCTCCGAATTTCAAACGATAGGTAGTGAAATGGATTACGTGCTTGTTGACATGGGCGCAGGCTATTCTGAGAAATTGGATGATGCTTACATGTCTTCCGATGATTTTGTTCTCGTTTTGACTCCGGAACCTACGGCCATAATGGACGGTTACACTTTTCTGAAAATACTATCTTTGAAAGGATTGAAGAGCAAACTTTATTTGATGGTCAACATGGCTAACACTTTAGACGAAGGCCGTCTTTTGGCTAAAAGATTTCAAGAGGTAACCTCTAAATTCACAACGCTTAAATTTGAAAAGTCTTATTCCATGCTGAACGATTTGCATGTCAAGAAATCAGTTAGGGAACAGAAGCCTTTCGTCCTTTCTTATAAGCACATTCAGCCTACTTTCGGGATAATGGGATTGGTTTCTGCTATAATGGAGAACAACGAAGAAAAGTCAAATACAAGTAAAAGCAGTTTTGCCGAAAAAATAAAGAGATTTTTCAGGTGGGGGAGATAA